Genomic DNA from Hymenobacter jejuensis:
AGAAACTGCTGGACGAGCATCCGGATTACGTGGGCACTTACTACCACGCCGGGAAGCTACACGAGCAACTAGAGAATCCGGAAGAGGCCGAAAAGGTTTATCGGAAAGGGCTACAAATAAGCCGGCGGGCCGGGCAGATGCACGCAGCCAGCGAGTTGCAGCAAGCGCTTAATCAGCTATTGGGCCTTGACTTCGAAGACGAGTGAGCCTTGACGAAGAGCTCCCGGGCAACTTCCACCGCTTGGCGGGCATCGGCAGCATAGGCATCGGCGCCTACGGCCTTCCACAGCTCCGGGTCTTCGTTAAACGGCGCTCCCCCAACCATTACCTTCATGCGGGCGCATTCGGGGTACTTCTCTTTTTCCTGAATGAGTTCTCGAATGCCCACTACGTGATGCCCCATTGAAGCGCCAACCACCAACAAGTCAGCACGTTGCGCTATCATGGCCGGCCAAATGCTGTTGATGGGCGTACTGGCGCCCAAGAAATACGCGTCCCAGCCATCCCCTTCCAAAAAGTCGCTCACAATGCGCACCGGCATGCTATGCAGGTCGCCGGAGAGCGTAGTAGCCAACAACCGGCGCTGGGTTGGGCGGTTGTTCATCAGATAAGGATGCACCAGCGCCATTGCCAACTCGGTGGCGGCCGTGCAAT
This window encodes:
- a CDS encoding tetratricopeptide repeat protein — its product is METAPSRLQQLLAFYADDPNDAFTIYALATEYRATEPEKAMEFYQKLLDEHPDYVGTYYHAGKLHEQLENPEEAEKVYRKGLQISRRAGQMHAASELQQALNQLLGLDFEDE